Genomic window (Deltaproteobacteria bacterium):
GCATCGACATCCGCACCTGGGAGATCAACGCCGGCATCGCGGTGATGGCGGTGGACTCGGAAACCGGCAGGGTGCGCTGCCTGAGCTACGTCTCCTCGGCCGACATCGGCCAGGCCATGCACCCGCTCCGGTGCGAGGGCCAGGAGCAGGGCTCTGTCATGTTCGGCATGGGCAACTCCCTCACCGAGGAGCAAGTGTTCGACGGCGCGCTGCTGCTCAACCCCAGCGCCATCGACTACGCGCTGCCGCGCTTCAAGGACCTGCCGGCGGTGTTCGATTCCGTCCTCATCGAGAACGGCGACGGCCCCG
Coding sequences:
- a CDS encoding molybdopterin-dependent oxidoreductase, giving the protein IDIRTWEINAGIAVMAVDSETGRVRCLSYVSSADIGQAMHPLRCEGQEQGSVMFGMGNSLTEEQVFDGALLLNPSAIDYALPRFKDLPAVFDSVLIENGDGPGPFGSKGMAEGGLAPVAPAIAAALRNAVGVVVRDLPMSPERVYRLMEGGSLRQD